In one Aedes albopictus strain Foshan unplaced genomic scaffold, AalbF5 HiC_scaffold_698, whole genome shotgun sequence genomic region, the following are encoded:
- the LOC109428462 gene encoding large ribosomal subunit protein P2, translated as MRYVAAYLLAVLGGNASPSNADIEKILSSVGIEADSTRVTKVVNELKGKSVEELIASGREKLSSMPAGGAAPAAGAGAAAGGAAAAPAEEKKEEKKEESESEDDDMGFGLFE; from the exons ATGCGTTACGTGGCTGCATACCTCCTGGCTGTCCTCGGCGGAAACGCCAGCCCATCGAATGCCGACATCGAGAAGATCCTGAGCTCGGTCGGTATCGAAGCCGACTCGACCCGCGTCACCAAGGTGGTCAACGAGCTGAAGGGCAAGTCGGTCGAGGAACTGATCGCCTCCGGACGCGAGAAGCTCTCGTCGATGCCAGCTGGTGGTGCCGCCCCGGCTGCCGGTGCTGGTGCTGCTGCCGGCGGTGCCGCTGCCGCTCCCGCTGAGGAGAAGAAGG AAGAAAAGAAGGAAGAATCGGAATCCGAGGATGACGACATGGGATTCGGTCTCTTTGAATAA